Genomic window (Mobula birostris isolate sMobBir1 chromosome 20, sMobBir1.hap1, whole genome shotgun sequence):
ggcctcactcatggggatctggtactatccactcctcaaatccagcacactaaaccactttgcaccactcagagaggccagcgcgtcttcgagcctcgggaccgtatactggtcagggacggtgcgcctgttcagagtcctatagtccacacacaagCGTACCTTCCCGTTCTTTTTCCGGGCCACGACTACTGGGGAGGCCTAGGGGCtttgggactcagtgatgatcccagcttccttcaacttacaaaAATGCTGCTGCACGTCTTCCatgtctgcaggggccagtcgccgcgacctctctctaaacggggtgtcctcggtcacccggGAAGCGTGAcgcgtgctcttggaacaacccacatcaaactcgctaATGGAAAatacaccttccagcttcaacatcttctccaccagcctcctTTTCCTGCCCGGTGGCACCggggagtccccgaagttgaatgactcagcagtcAACTTCCCCCGCTTTTCCAATAATTTCTCCCCGGCGTGCCTCACGGGGGCGCTAAACATTACGGTCACCGGGAACAaatgcgccaggggcatcccccgcttgaaggtgacctctctctttgtagtgttcctgacgatcactgccatcctgctcgcctgtacaacccagggcttctgcaattcgggcctcaccagcaccccagccagAAATCCCGACACCCCCTTGTGGTTCTCCAGAGCGTCCACTAGGAGGGGTTCGCCCTCAGGCACTCCGGGAAATATGGtgggtccccatcactctcgctattTCCCCGGGCCGTATCaccattggcttcgactgggtgaaccacacggtccctcgtttaaatttggtatccagcccaatgctgccacgcacttcctcaaaatcACCTTGAAACACTGGGTGCACGGACAGGGTCTCCAAAAAGCTCTCCCTCGCCTTCTCCTTACAGGCCCCCATGACCCTCCTCACCAGAGGGTTGTTGGTCCCCATCAGAACTGAAACGCAGCCCTTCTCAACAGGGAAACCAGCACCACTGTATCAAgaccctcagacactcccacatcggcctccgagaactccagtttcactgacaaataaccgtcgtatggataatcaccagcactgagaccccaaatctccagtgcactgaatggtgtcaaggctaaatgcttcagatactggTTGTAAAACGAATGGTACAGTAACGTGACCTGCGATCCCGTGTCGAGTATGGTTTAAGCGAAGGTACCCTCTGTCAATAGCGACGCACTGGAGtgtggtcccactaagccttcaggaatagggtcttttgctttcgggagttccttggtacattgctgggaacgtgttcccccagagacaccaggccgttccctcactgggtccccTCTAGGTTTCCCCAACGACTCTCCCTGCTgaggtacccgggggctcactctccttctggcgtgacacctgctgccagcagccctccgcaCTGTTCATCCCCTTGGGGAATCTGCAgcgcccccccccgcccacaacagccccaacatatggggggggggggatcacaCCCGCTGATAATAGCTGATGTATCTCCGATCtgaactctgccacaatctcctctaccgctccccggggtaggctatctgtggtcacttcaccgcaggggacactaccgaggactgtaccctgctgactgaGTCCTCCCTCGCTTCCGCCGCGTTCTCCtcttcccgtacctctctgatcagctgaacaaaagATAGAGGGGGCGTGTTTTATGAGACTGTCAGAGACCCCACACAATCAGATCATGGGACAGGGCAcccctggctatctggtccaCTCTTAACCGATCCACCTCTGCTGCCTGAATGACTTCTCTGcgccgcaagcaatttagctgcctctctagccgtaaaataaaagcagaaagcttctcccacTTCTCCTGACACATGCTTTGAAACCCCACCAGGAGCTCCACTGGGCTTCCAGTCGGATCAAAGTCATTGCCCAGTGCTTGttgataactgacagctgtcgctACGGGATAATATAACCTGACAGCTCTCTCGTCAACGGCCcgcccattcaaactttcaaccaatcactgtcgcttttcatcatccaagcactgccactcatcaaacaactgagaggtccgttccgcccacgtctcatactcctcctcccctttcggggtgggtgttattccagagaataggtggagcctgccatagctgggaATTGGAATCTGATctttccatttattcgccagagaagTAAGGGTGGATACaacctcagaattctcactctccaccgggggacgtggactaattagacattcgaactccgaccactctttcccctcactcctcagaaatgacagaaccctgtctttgaaatctccgccCCCAGCTCCCTCAGCGCTGGTCTGCATGAGAACAAGAGCTgcatccgccattttatcaagtcTCCGCTCACAACCGCAACTTCAATAGAACTTGACagtggaattaacaattcatccggagtaCAAATATCTGCCCCACTGGGTCATTtctcagggtaatcacacagtATCCAACGGAATCATTCCCGAAcgtagcccccacaattgtaacattTGCTTTGCCTGGCAGCTTAAtctagggggtgataaccccctgcccggccaaacttaagaaatctcgtttgggtggatgctgcgcaatgTGTCCCGTTACAAATCaataccccaaaataacaaacagtacacaatatgcaattaaacgattaagctttataactcttactttgacgatatggttagtagagaaacaaaacatAAAAGAAAAGGGGCCCAAGTCTTAGTAAACAGTCTGTGCACAGAAGGTGGAGATCACTCAGTCGtccttcttccaccatcggtcTCCTCTGGGCGTTGCTGACCTTCAGGCCCCCGTTCAGAGTTGGGTGCATctatctctctatatgtcctgcctgtcacctcttcagcctcctgaatgatctggagttcatccagttccagctccaactcctcaaTGTGGATCGTTCAGAGCTGAAGCCGGATGCccttctcacaggtgtagttaCCAGGGACACAGGAGGgtcccctgccttcccacatcccgcaagaggagctttccactatcctgcctggcatctcaaCTGTTCTAACTGAGTAAATGTGAGGAAGGGGGCAAAAAAAAATTCTAGCTCCAGCATAATTTTGTCTTCTCTGACTGAATGTTCTCCTGACTGAAACATCAAAGAGGTGAAGTCTCAAAGTCTCcgctctgactctgtccactccaacaatgacaGCACCACTTGCTCCTGCCTGACATTCATATATTCTTGATAATCAACCCTGAATGCTGATTGGCCACTGCTGAAAACTCAAAAATAACCTTCCCTGAACCACTGCCTTTAATACACGATCGGCGAACCTGAGTGAATCATGTCCTCTCAAGCTTCTGATCTCTCCGATTAACGATGGGTCAAAGCTCGACAGGGCGACACATTGAAACCCATCCCACATTCGGAGCATATGATCACCCTCACCACAGTGTGAACCCACTACTATCTCTGCAGTGTGGATAAGCAGGTCAAtgtcctctcactgctgaaaacAGTCTGGTCTGTCGGTAGGTGAGATGAATGtgtgaattcattcccacagtcaGAACAGacgaacggcttctccccagtgtgaactcattgATGTTCATTCAATTGGGATGTctcagtgaatcctttcccacattcagaacaggtGAGTGgctttccccagtgtgaatttgctgATGTACTTTAaaatcagatgactgagtgaatctcctcCCACAATCTGAACAAGCGAACAATCTCTCCCTGGTGTAAATTCAGCAGTGCCTCACAAGGCTGGATAACTGGGTGAATTCCTTCCACATTCAGAGCtgttgaacggcctctccccagtgtgagttcgctgatgtaccttaagttgagatgaccgagcaaatcccttcccacaatctgagcaggtgaacggtttctccccagtgtgaactcgctgatgtacttttAAGTCAAATGACCacgtgaattccttcccacaatctgagcaggtgaacggcttctccccagtgtgaattcggtagtgtgtcacaagggcggatgactgagtgaatcccttcccacattcagagcatgtgaacggcctcttcccagtgtgaactcgatgaTGTTTCTTCAGATCAGGTAACTCAGCAAATCCCTTCCCGcattcagagcaagtgaacggtttctccccagtgtgaacttggtaGTGCTTCACAAGGttggatgaccgactgaatcccttcccacattcagagcagatgaacggtttctccccagtgtgaattcgctgatgtaccttcagttgagatgactgaatgaatcccttcccacattcagagcatgtgaacggcctcttcccagtgtgaactcgatgaTGTTTCTTCAGATCAGGTAACTCAGCAAATCCCTTCCCGcattcagagcaagtgaacggtttctccccagtgtgaacttggtaGTGCTTCACAAGGttggatgaccgactgaatcccttcccacattcagagcagatgaacggtttctccccagtgtgaattcgctgatgtaccttcagttgagatgactgaatgaatcccttcccacattcagagcatgtgaatggcctctccccagtgtgaattcgttgATGTTCTATCAGTTGAGCTGAACGGGTGAAccgcttcccacattcagagcacgtgaatggcttctccccagtgtgaattcggcaGTGCTTCAcaagggtggatgactgagtgaattccatcccacattcagagcaggtgagtggtctctccccagtgtgaactcgttggtgtctCTTCAGCGTGCCCGAGTGAGTGAAttgcttcccacagtctgagcaggtgatcggCATCTtctcagtgtgaactcgctggtgctcattcagttgagatgacagagtgaaccctttcccacattcagagcaggtgaatggcttctccccggtgtgaactcgctggtgtcactGTGGCGTGGTTGAGTGTGTGAATGCCTTCACACCGTCCGAGCAGGTCAAtgtcctctcactggtgaattttTGGATATATCTGTAGCATAAATGACAGAATGAATTGCTTCCCAGTCAGAACAGGTGGAGCATCTCAAtatggtgtgaacttgctgatgtatcttcagactggatgactgagtggttcccctccctcacacagagcaggtgaatggcctctccccactgtgaactcactGGCATGTCTGTGGGTAgcctgtgagtgaatctcttcccacactgagagaaggagaatgatatcTCACTGCGACCAATTCTCTGGCAATTCAGAAGTCAGACGTTTGAATCCCTTGTACAATCAGTGCAGCAGAAGAACTGATGTCGagtgaacaaatgctggtgtgttctcagctCCCGGTTCCAGTGGATAACACTGAGTTACAACAGAAAACTTGATTTCAGACACAAAATACATTTCCAGCTGGGAtgagatacttcttcatctccaaAATCGAAAACAAATGTGTTGTTGTTGTAAAGAAAATATCTTGTTGCTTCTTAAATATCCGGACAGACACAGCAAAACTGATGtgttgttgtgtttgagattcccgtACACAAGTGTTCTGCCATTtcaaacctgtaaaaatatttgcaaaagacatcaatgggtgaaggacaatatttcaggagagatttcagtctgtggtgagaacatcagaaataggagcaggagtcggccatctggccctttgagcctgatccgccattgaataagatcatggctgatctggccatggacccaTCTCCAccgacctgccttttccccataacccttaataccCCTACTTTGAAAAAACCTGTCAAAACTTGTCTGAAATACATTGaccggtagcctccactgcttcattggacagtgaaatccacagattcaccaccctcaggggACAGcagttcctccccatctccattccaaaatgcCCCGAATCTTGAGGTAATATcctctacttctagtctcaccctaccagtggaaacaatttccttgcctctatcttatctattcctttcataattttatatggctCTATATGATCTCCTCTCAATGTGAGCTCTGGCCTCACAATTTTACCAAATTCAACTCAACTTGGAGGGGTGCAATTGAgatatactccaggctactgtgggaagtgagggtggagactgctgagcctctggcgatgatctttgtatcatcagtcaggacaggagaaataccagaggattggaggacattGTTCCCTTGTTCGAGAAACGGTGTAGAGGTAACCCAGGAAATGAGAGACCAgtgggtcttacttcagtggagcgcaagttgttggagaaggcCCTAAGAGGCAGGAGTTATGagaatttggagagacataatctgattaaggggtagtcagcttggctttatcaagggcaggtcatgccttacgaacctgattgaattctttggggatgtaacaaaacacattgctgAAGGTAGAGCATTGGATATACTGTACAAGGCTTTCAGTAAGACATtagataaggttccccatgcgaggctcactgagaaagtaacgaggcatgggatccaaggagacctgctttgtgcatccagaattggcttgcccacagtggcaaagggtggttgtaggtggtttgtattctgcatggaggacggtgaccagtggtgttccacagcgatctctcctgggacccctcctcttctgcatcctcttttctccaaacataactttgctcattgtggccaaaattcagcatcaggaCTTTGCAAAGGAtcacctaaacaagcctgatgcattttggaaacaagtcctgtggactgatgaagttaaaatagaactttctggccacaatgagcaaaggtatatttggagaaaaaagggtgcagaatttcatgaaaagaacacctcaccCGTTgtgcacgggggtggatcgatcatgctttgggtttgtgttgcagccagtggcacggggaacattccactggtagagggaagaatgaattccattaaataccagcaaattctggaagcaaacatcacaccatctgtagaaaagatgaagatgaaaagagggtgGCGTcgacaacaggataatgatcctaaacacacctcaaaatccacagtggactacctcaagaggcacaagctgaaggttttcccATGGCCCTCACAGCCCCCCGGACTAAATGTCATCGAAAATCTGTAGATGGACCTCAAAACAGCagcgcatgcaagacggcccaataacctgacagaactagaagccttttgcaaggaagaatgggcaaaaatcccccaaagaaAGATTTCAAAGACTCTTGGGTAGCTAcaaaaaagtgtttacaagctgtgatacttgccaaagggggtgttactaagtactgtcatgcagggtgcccaaacttttgcttcgggcccttttccttttttgttattttgaaactgtaaaagatggaaataaaaaagtaatcttgcttaaaatattaaacaaatgtgtcatctttaactttatgccttttggaaatcaggtcatcttttccTCATTTAGctcttcacagtaacagaaattttgaccaggggtgcccaaacttttgcatggcacTCTATATAAAGCCTTAGTTAGACACCACTTTTAGTACTGTGTTCAttgctggtcacctcactacaggaaatatgTGGATACTCTAGAaagagggcagaggagatttacaaggatgttgcttagattggagaacatgccttacaagaataggttaagtgaactttggagtgatggaggatgagagatgacctgataaatgtgtatacgatgatgagaggcattggtcatgaGTATAGTCACAGGCTTTTTCCAGGGTTGAATTGGCTAACACGAggagacatagttttaaggtggttggaagtaccttcgtctggtgatctgaaggtcgctcgttcgagcctcagctgtggcagcgtgtttgtgtccttgagcaaggcacataaCCACATATTGCTCCAGTGTCTGAGCGAGGAGTGGCCCCCACACAGACTCACaacctgcaccttgtaaggcatgaaaatgcccaacacaggcctctcatggtctgagtcgacgttccctcccctggaagtaggtacaaggaggatgtcagaggtcagtttttcacacagagagcagccggtgtgtggaacgcactgccagtgacagtggtagaggcaggtaaaatagggtcttttcagggagctgagaaaaatagacagCTGTGTGGCAGTGAAACTCCAGGcattttctagagtaggttacatggtcagcacaacattgtgggctgaagggcctgtaatgtactgtagatttctatgtctaTATATGAACTCCTCATCTTCTAATAAGGCATGGATCAGGCATCCCGTCTGACCATCAATTTCTCTGACTGTATGAGAATGGGCTATTTCTGCCTTCACTCAGCCTGTGACTTGGATCAAATTGCCTCTGTCCTTTGGTTTTATTTCAAGTTCTGGTCACGTTC
Coding sequences:
- the LOC140185322 gene encoding uncharacterized protein, which codes for MPITCSDCGKQFTHSGTLKRHQRVHTGERPLTCSECGMEFTQSSTLVKHCRIHTGEKPFTCSECGKRFTRSAQLIEHQRIHTGERPFTCSECGKGFIQSSQLKVHQRIHTGEKPFICSECGKGFSRSSNLVKHYQVHTGEKPFTCSECGKGFAELPDLKKHHRVHTGKRPFTCSECGKGFIQSSQLKVHQRIHTGEKPFICSECGKGFSRSSNLVKHYQVHTGEKPFTCSECGKGFAELPDLKKHHRVHTGKRPFTCSECGKGFTQSSALVTHYRIHTGEKPFTCSDCGKEFTWSFDLKVHQRVHTGEKPFTCSDCGKGFARSSQLKVHQRTHTGERPFNSSECGRNSPSYPAL